The Zonotrichia albicollis isolate bZonAlb1 chromosome W, bZonAlb1.hap1, whole genome shotgun sequence sequence TGCTAGCCCTGGAAATCAGTTTACAGTGCAAGATTTCCAGCTCAAGGTGAGATTGTATAAACTCACTACCCAGGATGAGGAGAAAATTAATCCAAAGGTTTGGTATGTCCAGGGGGAGACCGGGAGGTTGGACAtgtggaagtccatccggaaatccttcagtttttgcctcacaattgtcatgagaaaaggaccaccgaagggttaaaaactgttgagccagttgggaaagaaagtctcatgcgtatttagtgcgtttacagatggtgtctgcagaacatgccatgctgtactcgaaggggcatgctgccctgttctgaacaatggaactggactttcttccaaacttcaggcctggctggactgagctctggggtggcttccccccccgctccaagagaagacccctcttgcctgtcttcaaccaccgtgacagaccaACTGAAATGCGAACcccctcatcaaagaaccaagaacccctctggcaccctattggcacccccatggcacccccctggcaacctccttccagagactaggactgtaccccctcccaactcagggaagggggagaacctgcccagagtagacgtacctgggagcattcggccatgaaaacaatggacttttcccctccatggaaacataattgcggccacccttcccccaaccaagaacagtatatctggGGTTCGGTTCGACTGCATCTCCGAGTCTCCCCAAGACGTGTACCAGCGAGCATCGGCGGCGGGACCCCGAAGGCATcacgtcttggtagctataccccattccctgaccttctttccttcctttttccttattctatccttctcttccccggatcctctaaccaatgcatatttagctgtggttattatcaataaattccatcttgttgatttgctactgcaaacccctgtgcctttgttggttatttttgcacccaaaaatcattcgtcacccgTTCATGTCGGGCGGACCTTCACATAATTGGCGTCACGGACAGGATTCCAGTAGCCAGTGAGATTTTGCAGGTTTTGTGTAGTCTGTAACCTCTTGCAGACTGTATACACCAAAGCCAAATCTCACGCTCGATTGAGCACACAGGCTCCGGAATTGACACAAAAGGTTTTTCGGTGCAAAACAGGGGGAACTGTTACTGTCACTTTTGTTACTGATCTTACTGGCATGGACACCGACACTGATACTTCTCCTGATCCTGATATTGATGCTGTTactgatattgatattgatactgttgttgttgttgtatttgAGTTGAATCTGAACCTGTTGTTGTTGTATTTGAGTTGAATTTGAACCTGTTACTGTTGTATTTGAGCTGAATTTGAACCTGTTACTGTTTTttactgctgtattttttattttgtgtaccTGGACTGTCTAAAAGGGAAGGGGCAGACTTGAAGTAATTAAGCAGTGCCTTTTAGACAGATATTGTCCCTTCACCTTCAGCGAAGGCTGAGTGGCTTTTTCCCTGTTCTAGGTTTCTGGTCCCctcacaaagaaaatatttgtgtgtgtgtgagtgtatCTAGACtgtctggaaaggaagggacAATCTGAAGCAATTAAAACAGTGCCTTCCAGACAGATTTGGTTTCTTCAGCTATCTAGGGAGACAGAGTGGAACAAAAAGTCTGTATAACTTGAGTTAGCAAATTAGCTCCCTGGTATAGTCCTAGTCCCTTCACACAAAATGAGTGAAAATCTCGAtcctaaagcaaaagctgaTTTTTACACGTTGCTTGCTAAACACAATGCCAAACCGTCATCTGGCGGAGAAAATTGGGCAGAGAACAATTGGTTCAATTTGGAAAACATCATTGATAGAATatgttctctgcaacatgaatcaaaattcaaaatgggtaaaaataaaagcattcttTGCTCAGTCCTTGGAGCATGTCTTACTGCAGCCATAGAAAACCGCTGTAAACGGAGAACTGAGGAAATGGTAATTATAGATTCCCTTCAAAATTTGGTtgaaattttgcaaaaacagttaaatgaggacagaaatgaaatttacaAGCTGCGAGCTGCCCTTAGGGAAGAACACACCAAAACCATACACAAAATCAACTCCTctacagaggaggaagaaaaggtaaCACCTTCCATTAAAAAGATTTATCCTTACAAAGAAATTgaggcagcaaaacaaaactattcTTACAAAGAACCTGAAACAGTtaaaaattgtggggaaaattgTTGTCCTCATTTGAGaccttttattaaaactgaataCAATTACATTAATGATGAAGACCTGGATCCCCACataacaaccaaacaaacaccattcagtGCTACCAAATTAGCTAAACTAAAAAAGGAATTCGGTCGCCTCCCCCACGAATCAGAAACGGAATATGTGTTCCGTGTGTCCCTCACTGGCAGAGACCAGATTAAGTTAACTGAACAAGAGGCCAGTGGATACTGGGGACATGGTGTTTTCCTAACAACAGGAGATAAGCGTGACGCCTGGTCTCTAACACAACGTGCAGCCTATTGGGCTGGGGGAATAAATCCCCTGGAAAGGGGTGATCCCTTAGCAATTGCCACTACCCCTGACCAAATCCTAGAAAGTGTACAAAAAGCTGCATGTGTGCAAATGATTCATGAGAAAA is a genomic window containing:
- the LOC141726814 gene encoding uncharacterized protein LOC141726814; translated protein: MVIIDSLQNLVEILQKQLNEDRNEIYKLRAALREEHTKTIHKINSSTEEEEKVTPSIKKIYPYKEIEAAKQNYSYKEPETVKNCGENCCPHLRPFIKTEYNYINDEDLDPHITTKQTPFSATKLAKLKKEFGRLPHESETEYVFRVSLTGRDQIKLTEQEASGYWGHGVFLTTGDKRDAWSLTQRAAYWAGGINPLERGDPLAIATTPDQILESVQKAACVQMIHEKKVIPGFESPMQLPVKPEIMTPLIRGLPETLKSTAITIQKTVMALSPIDRLERFLNNSTDQSDSSRKIWTWSEVAVDLINYCRQYGPVKTLEEKSEKAKGVRFMGTPNTENTEPGKQISNRQRWWMLGIKKGVPRDIMDGLPLEKLQKIITNWNFRKTNTQPKHSQ